Proteins encoded together in one Penaeus vannamei isolate JL-2024 chromosome 11, ASM4276789v1, whole genome shotgun sequence window:
- the LOC113808556 gene encoding uncharacterized protein isoform X1, producing MAAFQTGDIAAFQTIEVSSDENGAFVLAAEEDDRREDTEFNNDATILLIKFIRRRYNELQYQRTRPQVYRDVYEELCKHGYNFSVERIRRKWNNLLGSYKRVKKLKKTRKLQWEYYQILNDFLPPEFGEEGTDSYSRYMPESPSYTIRDSYTPSSSSQNFPSSVTVHVPPPSIGKEIERGTKRQAMMEQYVQQLKERDFNEEAYKKRKEKRERMKVRALRKISKELQNIAKTQCEILSKQEQILMYINNKEV from the exons ATGGCGGCCTTTCAAACAGGGGACATTGCCGCTTTCCAGACCATTGAAGTGTCTAGTGATGAGAATGGGGCGTTTGTGCTGGCTGCAGAAGAAGATGACAGGAGAG AAGACACTGAGTTCAACAATGATgcaaccatcctcctcatcaagTTTATCAGAAGGCGTTACAATGAACTGCAGTACCAGCGCACAAGACCCCAGGTTTACAGGGATGTTTATGAAGAACTCTGTAAACATGGTTATAATTTCTCTGTTGAGAGAAtcagaagaaaatggaataatctCCTAGGTAGCTACAAGAGAGTCAAAAAgttaaagaagacaagaaagctACAGTGGGAATACTATCAg ATTCTCAACGATTTTTTGCCACCAGAATTTGGAGAAGAAGGTACAGACAGTTACTCAAGGTATATGCCTGAGTCTCCCAGTTACACCATTAGAGATTCCTACACACCCTCATCCAGCTCACAGAATTTTCCGTCATCAGTGACAGTCCATGTCCCTCCACCATCCattggaaaagaaatagaaaggggaacAAAGCGACAGGCTATGATGGAACAGTATGTGCAGCAGCTCAAGGAGAGGGATTTCAACGAGGAAgcatacaaaaagagaaaggagaagagagagagaatgaaagtgagagcaCTGAGAAAGATCAGTAAAGAGCTTCAAAACATTGCTAAAACCCAGTGTGAAATCCTAAGTAAGCAAGAACAGatactcatgtatataaataataaggaGGTTtga
- the LOC113808556 gene encoding uncharacterized protein isoform X2, whose translation MAAFQTGDIAAFQTIEVSSDENGAFVLAAEEDDRRDTEFNNDATILLIKFIRRRYNELQYQRTRPQVYRDVYEELCKHGYNFSVERIRRKWNNLLGSYKRVKKLKKTRKLQWEYYQILNDFLPPEFGEEGTDSYSRYMPESPSYTIRDSYTPSSSSQNFPSSVTVHVPPPSIGKEIERGTKRQAMMEQYVQQLKERDFNEEAYKKRKEKRERMKVRALRKISKELQNIAKTQCEILSKQEQILMYINNKEV comes from the exons ATGGCGGCCTTTCAAACAGGGGACATTGCCGCTTTCCAGACCATTGAAGTGTCTAGTGATGAGAATGGGGCGTTTGTGCTGGCTGCAGAAGAAGATGACAGGAGAG ACACTGAGTTCAACAATGATgcaaccatcctcctcatcaagTTTATCAGAAGGCGTTACAATGAACTGCAGTACCAGCGCACAAGACCCCAGGTTTACAGGGATGTTTATGAAGAACTCTGTAAACATGGTTATAATTTCTCTGTTGAGAGAAtcagaagaaaatggaataatctCCTAGGTAGCTACAAGAGAGTCAAAAAgttaaagaagacaagaaagctACAGTGGGAATACTATCAg ATTCTCAACGATTTTTTGCCACCAGAATTTGGAGAAGAAGGTACAGACAGTTACTCAAGGTATATGCCTGAGTCTCCCAGTTACACCATTAGAGATTCCTACACACCCTCATCCAGCTCACAGAATTTTCCGTCATCAGTGACAGTCCATGTCCCTCCACCATCCattggaaaagaaatagaaaggggaacAAAGCGACAGGCTATGATGGAACAGTATGTGCAGCAGCTCAAGGAGAGGGATTTCAACGAGGAAgcatacaaaaagagaaaggagaagagagagagaatgaaagtgagagcaCTGAGAAAGATCAGTAAAGAGCTTCAAAACATTGCTAAAACCCAGTGTGAAATCCTAAGTAAGCAAGAACAGatactcatgtatataaataataaggaGGTTtga